A single genomic interval of Orcinus orca chromosome 19, mOrcOrc1.1, whole genome shotgun sequence harbors:
- the RNF135 gene encoding LOW QUALITY PROTEIN: E3 ubiquitin-protein ligase RNF135 (The sequence of the model RefSeq protein was modified relative to this genomic sequence to represent the inferred CDS: inserted 4 bases in 3 codons; substituted 1 base at 1 genomic stop codon), whose amino-acid sequence MGAGLDACPAVPMXLAEDDLGCIICHELLARPATLSCGHSFCHNCLMGLWGAGRHGSCPTCREGAERPLQLRKNTMMQDLEDKYSREARELEGPNPAPGTPRRTAQLPAVAQKSITEVGWGLAELVERLIDTVRSLQSQRHLPESEPDNEMSILAVALSDGVDFSLASPKLVTSNTPEGKMRDXLHDLEEIQEKLQENFMWKEALEEQMQVELPEALSSSSCPLPDQSHLAPKRASSFAQWVINPTFDLGSLSCSLEVSKDXTVSHRPQPYPWSHERLASCQALCSQALSSGQQYWELDTQRCSHWAVGVASWGMRRDQILGRTRDSWYVEWKGTSQLSAWDMVKKTVLGSNRPSVVGIWLDLEEGKLAFYSVADQVKLVSECPVSAAFPLHPAXWLYGLFPGSSLTMRQINV is encoded by the exons GGCGGGCCTGGACGCCTGCCCGGCCGTCCCCATGTGACTGGCCGAGGACGACCTGGGCTGCATCATCTGTCACGAGCTGTTGGCCCGGCCCGCCACGCTCTCCTGCGGCCACAGCTTCTGTCACAACTGCCTGATGGGTCTGTGGGGCGCAGGGCGCCACGGGTCCTGCCCCACCTGCCGCGAGGGCGCCGAGCGGCCGCTGCAGCTGCGGAAGAACACGATGATGCAGGACCTGGAGGACAAGTACAGTCGGGAGGCACGCGAGCTGGAGGGCCCGAACCCAGCGCCCGGGACCCCGCGCCGCACAGCGCAGCTGCCG GCGGTGGCGCAGAAGAGCATCACAGAAGTTGGCTGGGGGCTCGCAGAGCTGGTGGAACGGCTTATAGATACTGTCAGGAGCCTTCAGAGTCAGAGACATCTCCCAGAATCTGAACCAGACAATGAAATGAGCATCCTGGCTGTG GCTTTGTCAGATGGGGTGGACTTTTCCTTGGCTTCTCCAAAACTAGTGACTTCCAACACACCTGAGGGGAAAATGAGAG ATCTCCATGACCTAGAAGAGATCCaggaaaaattacaagaaaactTCATGTGGAAAGAGGCCCTTGAAGAACAAATGCAGG tTGAACTACCAGAAGCTCTGTCTTCCTCCTCATGCCCACTGCCTGACCAGAGCCACCTGGCACCCAAGAGGGCTTCCTCGTTCGCTCAAT ggGTCATCAATCCAACCTTTGACCTAGGGAGCCTCTCCTGTAGCCTGGAGGTGTCCAAGGA CACTGTATCTCACCGCCCACAGCCCTATCCCTGGAGTCATGAGAGGCTTGCCTCCTGCCAGGCCTTATGTTCCCAGGCTCTCTCTTCTGGGCAGCAGTATTGGGAACTGGACACTCAGCGATGTAGCCACTGGGCAGTTGGGGTGGCTTCCTGGGGGATGAGGCGTGACCAGATCCTGGGAAGGACCAGGGACTCCTGGTATGTAGAGTGGAAAGGGACTAGCCAGCTCTCTGCATGGGACATGGTCAAGAAAACTGTCCTTGGCTCAAACAGACCTAGTGTGGTGGGCATCTGGCTGGACCTTGAGGAGGGAAAGCTTGCCTTCTATTCCGTGGCTGATCAGGTGAAGCTCGTCTCTGAGTGCCCAGTCTCTGCTGCCTTTCCTCTGCACCCTG TCTGGCTGTATGGCTTATTCCCTGGAAGCTCTCTGACTATGAGGCAAATAAACGTATAA